One Setaria viridis chromosome 3, Setaria_viridis_v4.0, whole genome shotgun sequence DNA window includes the following coding sequences:
- the LOC117847717 gene encoding uncharacterized protein → MAPMLHALLCSLCHAREREQASSSLSRRVLLPTDTGAPATKAGALLSALCIAFLPSPAQARAKPMATNCYGARRLSDLLQEQQEPFLLQAPQRRSPVQACGRRLRELCAVRKRPSVSDGGGGGYKTARKALLQWADLAGCFRCGARQRFRRLPRAGDIADRCDVVSEPGLDGGDDALEDCGRQLSPVSVLDLHSDDEESPVLSHWDDDSDDNASTSASSPPSDHDLPGAATPPCSTFFATSNGKIRALEVEVEGNSKKRLQRKSGEPSLEEMERATVSGWERIAADISRIPTLVALDLSASARECRRHVAGDEEARQVGQSIEAMIFEEVRWEAVRDMLI, encoded by the exons ATGGCTCCAATGCTCCATGCACTTTTGTGTTCCCTGTGCCATGCGAGAGAGAGGGAGCAAGCATCATCGTCTCTGTCTCGTCGTGTCCTGCTACCCACTGATACAGGTGCCCCTGCAACAAAGGCAGGCGCGCTTCTCTCTGCTCTCTGCAtcgccttccttccttctccggCCCAGGCCAGAGCCAAGCCAATGGCCACAAACTGCTACGGCGCCAGGCGGCTCTCGGACCTGCTCCAGGAGCAGCAAGAGCCGTTCCTCCTCCAGGCGCCGCAGCGCCGCTCGCCCGTCCAGGCCTGCGGGCGCCGCCTGCGCGAGCTGTGCGCCGTCAGGAAGCGGCCAAGCgtcagcgacggcggcggcggtggctacaAGACCGCGAGGAAGGCTCTGCTGCAGTGGGCGGACCTCGCCGGCTGTTTCAGGTGCGGCGCGCGCCAGAGGTtccgccgcctgccgcgcgcCGGAGACATTGCCGACCGCTGCGACGTCGTTAGTGAGCCtgggctcgacggcggcgatgaCGCCCTGGAGGACTGCGGGAGGCAGCTCAGCCCGGTCTCCGTGCTGGACCTGCACTCCGACGACGAGGAGTCGCCCGTGCTTAGCCATT GGGATGATGACAGCGACGACAATGCGTCGACCTCAGCGAGCTCGCCGCCATCCGACCACGACCTtcccggcgccgccaccccgccgTGCTCCACCTTCTTCGCCACCAGCAACGGCAAGATTCGCGCACTGGAGGTGGAAGTGGAGGGCAACAGCAAGAAGAGGTTGCAGAGGAAGAGCGGCGAGCCCTCCTTGGAGGAGATGGAGCGGGCCACCGTCTCCGGCTGGGAGAGGATCGCGGCCGACATCTCCCGGATCCCGACTCTGGTGGCGCTCGACCTGTCCGCGTCAGCGCGGGAATGTAGACGacacgtcgccggcgacgaggaggcccgGCAGGTGGGGCAGAGCATCGAGGCCATGATCTTCGAGGAGGTCAGGTGGGAGGCCGTGCGTGACATGTTGATCTGA